A genomic segment from Pseudomonas sp. S09G 359 encodes:
- a CDS encoding D-hexose-6-phosphate mutarotase, whose translation MHEHPLQRFFKSLREQPVFAWERFQMRDVLVIDHPLCQAVFSRQGAQLLHFQPRGQKPWLWCAAKWPQVGAIRGGVPVCWPWYGRHPSENAWPSHGWARLIDWKLIDSSTDDDGVRLHWQLQLCDWQVDLHAHLGETLELRLSTEHQDELPCQLSHALHAYWRIGHVDEIALSGLEGAQGYDQLSRQACQQEGELRVDGGCQRVFQHEGELHLKDHAWQRELCIDTGDSADTVVWHPGSRPLLGVSFNEASGFVCVESAMAGASLAPGERAHLSLQARAGV comes from the coding sequence ATGCATGAGCATCCGCTGCAACGCTTTTTCAAATCCCTGCGCGAGCAACCGGTGTTCGCCTGGGAACGCTTTCAGATGCGCGATGTGTTGGTGATCGACCATCCGCTGTGCCAGGCGGTGTTCAGCCGCCAGGGCGCGCAACTGCTGCATTTTCAGCCGCGTGGCCAGAAACCCTGGTTGTGGTGCGCGGCCAAGTGGCCGCAAGTCGGCGCCATCCGTGGCGGCGTGCCGGTGTGCTGGCCTTGGTATGGCCGCCATCCGAGCGAGAATGCGTGGCCGTCCCATGGCTGGGCGCGGTTGATCGATTGGAAGCTGATCGACAGCAGCACCGACGACGACGGCGTGCGCCTGCATTGGCAATTGCAATTGTGCGACTGGCAGGTCGACCTGCACGCGCACTTGGGTGAAACCCTGGAACTGCGCCTGAGCACCGAGCATCAGGACGAGCTGCCGTGCCAGTTGAGCCATGCTTTGCACGCCTACTGGCGTATTGGTCACGTCGACGAGATAGCGCTGTCTGGGCTCGAAGGTGCGCAGGGTTATGACCAGCTCAGTCGCCAAGCCTGCCAGCAGGAAGGTGAGCTACGGGTGGATGGTGGGTGCCAGCGGGTGTTCCAGCATGAGGGCGAGTTGCACCTCAAGGATCACGCCTGGCAGCGCGAACTGTGCATCGACACCGGCGACAGCGCCGACACCGTGGTGTGGCACCCGGGCAGCCGGCCGCTGCTGGGGGTGAGCTTCAACGAGGCGTCGGGGTTTGTGTGCGTGGAGTCGGCGATGGCGGGGGCGAGTTTGGCGCCGGGGGAGAGGGCGCATTTGAGTTTGCAGGCGCGGGCTGGGGTTTAG
- a CDS encoding carbohydrate porin, with product MKKQHNNTRLICQLSAAAALVLSANAMADDAFSSSSKWMTGDWGGERTKLIEQGIDIKADYVGEMGANLHGGYNDDKTGRYSDQFGLGVALDLQKLWGWDNTQAKIQLTNRNGQNISNDRIGDPRAGTLSSSMEVYGRGHMVRLTQFWIQHQMFDNKLDVKLGYFGEGEDFNTFPCDFQNLSFCGSQVGNYVNTWYNWPVSQAAIRVKYNITPELYAQIGAYNQNPSQLEHGNGFKLSGSGTKGTVIPVELVWSPKVNSLPGEYRVGYYKSAADAADVREDVNGNDAATTRADYRTRSSKKGYWFVAQQQLTSHNGDSSRGLNIAANATFHDKETNLVDNYQSLMLVYKGPFDARPKDDIGIGVARLHVNDDVKKNAELLNASNGVNDYDNPLYTPIRETEYNVELNYGIKVTNWLTVRPNLQYVVQPGGVDKVDNAFVAGLKIQSTF from the coding sequence ATGAAAAAGCAACACAACAACACTCGGCTGATCTGCCAACTGTCAGCAGCAGCAGCCCTGGTATTGTCCGCCAATGCGATGGCAGACGATGCATTCAGCTCCAGCTCCAAGTGGATGACTGGCGATTGGGGTGGCGAGCGTACCAAGCTGATCGAGCAAGGTATCGACATCAAGGCTGACTACGTCGGGGAAATGGGCGCCAACCTGCATGGCGGCTATAACGACGACAAAACCGGCCGTTACTCCGACCAGTTTGGGTTGGGCGTAGCACTCGACCTGCAAAAGCTGTGGGGCTGGGATAACACCCAGGCCAAGATCCAACTGACCAACCGTAATGGCCAGAACATCTCCAACGACCGTATCGGTGACCCGCGTGCCGGCACCCTGAGTTCGTCCATGGAAGTCTACGGCCGTGGCCACATGGTGCGTCTGACCCAGTTCTGGATCCAGCACCAGATGTTCGACAACAAGTTGGACGTGAAGCTCGGTTACTTCGGCGAAGGCGAAGACTTCAACACCTTCCCATGCGACTTCCAGAACCTGTCGTTCTGCGGCTCGCAAGTGGGTAACTATGTAAACACCTGGTACAACTGGCCCGTCAGCCAGGCCGCTATCCGCGTGAAGTACAACATCACGCCTGAGTTGTACGCGCAGATCGGTGCCTACAACCAGAACCCATCGCAGCTTGAGCACGGTAATGGCTTCAAGCTCAGCGGCAGCGGCACCAAGGGCACCGTGATTCCGGTGGAGTTGGTCTGGTCGCCGAAGGTCAATAGCCTGCCAGGCGAATACCGTGTGGGTTACTACAAAAGCGCCGCCGATGCGGCCGACGTACGTGAAGACGTGAACGGCAACGACGCTGCCACCACCCGCGCTGACTACCGTACCCGCAGCAGCAAGAAAGGCTACTGGTTCGTTGCGCAACAGCAACTCACCAGCCACAACGGCGACTCGTCGCGCGGCCTGAACATCGCCGCCAACGCTACCTTCCACGATAAGGAAACCAACCTGGTCGACAACTATCAGTCGCTCATGCTGGTTTACAAAGGCCCATTCGACGCGCGTCCAAAAGACGACATCGGGATTGGTGTGGCGCGTCTGCACGTCAACGATGACGTGAAGAAAAACGCCGAGTTGCTCAACGCCTCCAATGGCGTGAACGACTACGACAACCCGCTGTACACGCCGATTCGCGAGACCGAGTACAACGTCGAACTCAACTACGGCATCAAGGTGACCAACTGGCTGACCGTGCGTCCGAACCTGCAGTACGTTGTCCAGCCGGGTGGCGTGGATAAAGTCGACAACGCATTCGTAGCCGGTTTGAAAATCCAGTCTACGTTCTAA
- a CDS encoding ABC transporter ATP-binding protein yields the protein MATLELRNVNKTYGAGLPDTLKNIELSIKEGEFLILVGPSGCGKSTLMNCIAGLETITGGAIMIGDQDVSGMSPKDRDIAMVFQSYALYPTMSVRENIEFGLKIRKMPQADIDAEVARVAKLLQIEHLLNRKPGQLSGGQQQRVAMGRALARRPKIYLFDEPLSNLDAKLRVEMRTEMKLMHQRLKTTTVYVTHDQIEAMTLGDKVAVMKDGIIQQFGTPKEIYNNPANQFVASFIGSPPMNFVPLRLQRKDGRLVALLDSGQARCELALNVSDAGLEDRDVILGLRPEQIMLATGEGDSASSIRAEVQVTEPTGPDTLVFVQLNDTKVCCRLAPDVAPQVGETLTLQFDPAKVLLFDAKTGERLGTAASLPSQGHADNVAQFKGR from the coding sequence ATGGCTACGCTTGAACTTCGCAATGTAAACAAGACTTATGGTGCCGGCCTGCCCGACACCTTGAAGAACATCGAGCTGTCGATCAAGGAAGGCGAATTCCTGATCCTGGTAGGGCCTTCGGGTTGCGGTAAATCGACGTTGATGAACTGCATCGCCGGCCTGGAAACCATCACCGGCGGCGCGATCATGATCGGCGACCAGGACGTGAGCGGCATGAGCCCCAAGGATCGCGACATCGCCATGGTGTTCCAGTCCTACGCGCTGTACCCGACCATGAGCGTGCGCGAGAACATCGAGTTCGGCCTGAAAATCCGCAAGATGCCCCAAGCCGACATCGACGCCGAAGTGGCGCGCGTAGCCAAGCTGCTGCAGATCGAGCACCTGCTTAACCGCAAGCCGGGCCAACTGTCCGGCGGCCAGCAGCAGCGTGTGGCCATGGGCCGTGCCTTGGCGCGTCGGCCGAAGATCTACCTGTTCGACGAACCGCTGTCCAACCTCGACGCCAAGCTGCGCGTCGAGATGCGCACCGAAATGAAACTGATGCACCAGCGCCTCAAGACCACCACGGTTTATGTAACCCACGACCAGATCGAAGCAATGACCCTGGGCGACAAAGTGGCGGTGATGAAGGACGGCATCATCCAGCAATTCGGTACGCCGAAGGAAATTTATAACAACCCGGCCAACCAGTTTGTGGCAAGCTTTATCGGTTCACCTCCAATGAACTTCGTGCCTTTGCGCCTGCAGCGCAAGGACGGCCGCCTGGTCGCCTTGCTCGACAGCGGCCAGGCCCGTTGTGAGCTGGCGCTGAACGTGAGCGACGCAGGCCTCGAAGACCGCGACGTGATCCTGGGCCTGCGCCCGGAGCAGATCATGTTGGCGACGGGCGAGGGCGACAGTGCATCGAGCATTCGTGCCGAGGTGCAAGTCACCGAGCCGACCGGCCCGGACACCCTGGTGTTTGTGCAGCTCAATGACACCAAGGTTTGCTGCCGCTTGGCGCCCGACGTTGCGCCGCAAGTGGGCGAGACCCTGACCCTGCAATTTGATCCAGCCAAGGTATTGCTGTTCGACGCCAAAACCGGCGAGCGCTTGGGCACTGCTGCTTCACTGCCATCACAAGGGCATGCCGATAACGTGGCCCAATTCAAAGGCCGCTGA
- a CDS encoding carbohydrate ABC transporter permease, whose amino-acid sequence MTSLANKPAISLSRIAIYAVLILAVLLYLVPLVVMLLTSFKTPEDIGTGNLLSWPTVVTGIGWVKAWATVDGYFWNSIKITVPAVLISTAIGALNGYVLSFWRFKGSQLFFGLLLFGCFLPFQTVLLPASFTLGKMGLASTTTGLVFVHVVYGLAFTTLFFRNYYVSIPDALIKAARLDGAGFFTIFRQIILPMSTPIIMVCLIWQFTQIWNDFLFGVVFSSGDSQPITVALNNLVNTSTGAKEYNVDMAAAMIAGLPTLLVYVIAGKYFVRGLTAGAVKG is encoded by the coding sequence ATGACTAGTCTCGCTAACAAACCGGCCATCAGCCTGAGCCGCATCGCGATCTACGCGGTGCTGATCCTCGCCGTGCTGCTGTACCTGGTGCCGCTGGTGGTGATGTTGCTCACCAGCTTCAAGACCCCAGAAGACATCGGCACCGGCAACCTGCTGAGCTGGCCGACCGTGGTTACCGGCATCGGCTGGGTCAAGGCCTGGGCCACCGTGGACGGCTACTTCTGGAACTCGATCAAGATCACCGTTCCTGCTGTGCTGATCTCCACCGCCATTGGTGCATTGAACGGCTATGTGCTGTCGTTCTGGCGCTTCAAAGGCTCGCAACTGTTCTTCGGCTTGCTGCTGTTCGGCTGCTTCCTGCCGTTCCAGACCGTGTTGCTGCCGGCGTCGTTCACCCTCGGCAAAATGGGCCTGGCCAGTACCACCACCGGCCTGGTGTTTGTGCACGTGGTCTACGGGCTGGCCTTTACCACGCTGTTTTTCCGTAACTACTACGTGAGCATTCCGGATGCGCTGATCAAGGCGGCACGCCTGGATGGTGCGGGTTTCTTCACCATCTTCCGTCAGATCATTCTGCCGATGTCGACGCCGATCATCATGGTCTGCCTGATCTGGCAGTTCACCCAGATCTGGAACGACTTCCTGTTCGGTGTGGTGTTCTCCAGTGGCGACTCGCAGCCCATCACGGTGGCGCTGAACAACCTGGTCAACACCAGCACCGGGGCCAAGGAATATAACGTGGATATGGCGGCGGCGATGATCGCCGGGCTGCCGACCCTGCTGGTCTATGTGATCGCAGGCAAGTATTTCGTGCGCGGCCTCACGGCCGGCGCGGTCAAGGGGTAA
- a CDS encoding carbohydrate ABC transporter permease — MSSVAVFSKASPFDALQRWLPKLVLAPSMFIVLVGFYGYILWTFVLSFTTSTFLPSYKWAGLAQYARLFDNDRWWVASKNLALFGGMFIGITLVIGVTLAIFLDQKIRREGFIRTIYLYPMALSMIVTGTAWKWLLNPGMGLDKLLRDWGWEGFRLDWLIDPDRVVYCLVIAAVWQASGFIMAMFLAGLRGVDQSIVRAAQIDGASLPRIYWSVVLPSLRPVFFSAVMILAHIAIKSFDLVAAMTAGGPGYSSDLPAMFMYSFTFSRGQMGMGSASAILMLGAILAIIVPYLYSELRTKRND, encoded by the coding sequence ATGAGTTCTGTTGCTGTGTTCAGCAAAGCCTCGCCGTTCGATGCACTGCAGCGCTGGCTACCCAAACTGGTGCTGGCGCCCAGCATGTTCATCGTGTTGGTGGGCTTCTACGGCTACATCCTGTGGACGTTTGTACTCTCGTTCACGACCTCTACGTTCCTGCCGAGCTACAAATGGGCGGGCCTTGCGCAATACGCGCGGTTGTTTGACAACGACCGCTGGTGGGTAGCGAGCAAGAACCTGGCACTTTTCGGCGGGATGTTTATCGGCATCACCCTGGTTATCGGCGTGACCCTGGCGATCTTCCTCGACCAGAAAATCCGCCGCGAAGGTTTTATCCGCACCATTTACCTGTACCCGATGGCGCTCTCGATGATCGTCACCGGTACCGCCTGGAAATGGCTGCTCAACCCGGGCATGGGCCTGGACAAACTCCTGCGTGACTGGGGCTGGGAAGGCTTCCGCCTGGACTGGCTGATCGACCCGGACCGCGTGGTGTACTGCCTGGTGATTGCCGCCGTGTGGCAAGCCTCGGGTTTCATCATGGCGATGTTCCTTGCCGGCCTGCGTGGGGTTGATCAATCGATCGTGCGTGCGGCGCAGATCGACGGCGCGAGCCTGCCGCGCATCTACTGGAGCGTGGTGCTGCCAAGCCTGCGCCCGGTGTTCTTCAGTGCGGTGATGATCCTGGCGCACATTGCGATCAAGAGCTTCGACCTGGTCGCGGCGATGACCGCCGGCGGCCCGGGCTACTCGTCCGACCTGCCAGCGATGTTCATGTACTCGTTCACCTTCAGTCGTGGCCAGATGGGCATGGGCTCGGCCAGTGCAATCCTGATGCTCGGTGCGATCCTCGCGATCATCGTGCCTTACCTCTACTCCGAGCTGAGGACCAAGCGTAATGACTAG
- a CDS encoding ABC transporter substrate-binding protein yields the protein MNAINRLAVAISIASLFPLSAFAADSKGSVEVVHWWTSGGEKAAVDVLKAQVEKDGFTWKDGAVAGGGGATAMTVLKSRAVAGNPPGVAQIKGPDIQEWASTGLLDTDVLKDVAKQEKWDSLLDKKVSDTVKYDGDYVAVPVNIHRVNWLWINPEVFKKAGITKNPTTLEEFYAAGDKLKAAGFIPLAHGGQPWQDSTVFEAVVLSVMGADGYKKALVDLDEKALTGPEMVKSLTELKKVATYMDVDGKGQDWNLEAGKVINGKAGMQIMGDWAKSEWTAAKKVAGKDYECVAFPGTDKAFTYNIDSLAVFKQKDKGTAAGQQDIAKIVLGENFQKVFSINKGSIPVRNDMLNKMESYGFDSCAQTAAKDFLADAKTGGLQPSMAHNMATTLAVQGAFFDVVTNYINDPKADPADTAKKLGAAIKSAK from the coding sequence ATGAACGCGATTAATCGCCTCGCCGTCGCTATTTCCATTGCCTCGTTGTTTCCCCTCAGTGCATTTGCCGCCGACTCCAAAGGTTCGGTTGAAGTTGTGCATTGGTGGACCTCGGGCGGTGAGAAAGCGGCTGTAGATGTACTGAAGGCCCAAGTTGAGAAAGACGGTTTCACCTGGAAAGACGGGGCCGTCGCCGGTGGCGGTGGCGCCACCGCCATGACCGTGCTGAAAAGCCGCGCGGTAGCCGGCAACCCGCCAGGCGTTGCCCAGATCAAAGGCCCGGACATCCAGGAATGGGCCTCCACTGGCCTGCTCGACACCGACGTCCTGAAAGACGTTGCCAAGCAAGAAAAGTGGGACTCCCTGCTCGACAAGAAAGTCTCCGATACCGTGAAGTACGACGGTGATTACGTCGCCGTACCGGTCAACATCCACCGCGTTAACTGGCTGTGGATCAACCCGGAAGTCTTCAAGAAAGCCGGCATCACCAAGAACCCGACCACCCTCGAAGAATTCTACGCCGCCGGCGACAAGCTCAAGGCCGCTGGCTTCATCCCGCTCGCCCACGGTGGCCAGCCATGGCAGGACAGCACCGTATTCGAAGCGGTTGTGTTGTCGGTGATGGGTGCCGATGGCTACAAGAAAGCCCTGGTCGACCTGGATGAAAAAGCCCTGACCGGCCCGGAAATGGTCAAGTCCCTGACTGAGCTGAAGAAAGTCGCGACCTACATGGACGTCGACGGCAAGGGCCAGGACTGGAACCTGGAAGCGGGCAAGGTCATCAACGGCAAGGCCGGCATGCAGATCATGGGTGACTGGGCCAAGTCCGAATGGACCGCCGCCAAGAAAGTCGCCGGCAAGGACTACGAGTGCGTAGCCTTCCCAGGCACCGACAAAGCCTTCACCTACAACATCGACTCCCTGGCGGTGTTCAAGCAGAAAGACAAAGGCACGGCGGCGGGTCAGCAGGACATCGCCAAAATCGTGCTGGGTGAAAACTTCCAGAAAGTCTTCAGCATCAACAAGGGTTCGATCCCTGTGCGTAACGACATGCTGAACAAAATGGAATCGTACGGCTTCGACTCCTGCGCCCAGACCGCTGCCAAGGACTTCCTGGCAGACGCCAAGACCGGCGGCCTGCAACCAAGCATGGCGCACAACATGGCCACCACCCTGGCTGTGCAAGGTGCGTTCTTCGATGTCGTGACCAACTACATCAACGACCCGAAAGCCGACCCGGCCGACACCGCCAAGAAACTTGGCGCTGCGATCAAGTCTGCCAAGTAA
- a CDS encoding AGE family epimerase/isomerase encodes MTTQPLPASSWLNAPAHHAWLAAEGQRLLTFAKASRLPDGFGNLDDKGQLPADAHAETMNTARMTHSFAMAHALGLPGYADLVAHGVAALAGALRDSQHGGWFAAPHAVDGNRGKAAYLHAFVALAASSAVVAGAPGAHNLLNDAIHIIDQFFWSEEEGVMLESFAQDWSGVEAYRGANSNMHATEAFLALADVTGDTRWLDRALRIVERVIHSHAAANRFMVIEHFDAQWQPVLGYNEDNPADGFRPYGITPGHGFEWARLVLHLEAARLQAGLATPDWLLSDAKGLFASACEYAWAVDGAPGIVYTLDWNQRPVVRERLHWTHCEASAAAQALLKRTGELHYETWYRRFWEFCDSYFIDRTDGSWHHELNPHNQPSSNIWGGKPDLYHAWQAVLLPALPLAPSMASATGAGCYVTKW; translated from the coding sequence ATGACCACGCAACCACTGCCTGCCAGCAGTTGGCTGAATGCACCTGCCCACCACGCCTGGCTTGCTGCCGAAGGCCAACGCCTGCTCACGTTCGCCAAGGCCTCCCGCCTGCCCGATGGTTTTGGCAATCTGGACGATAAAGGCCAACTGCCGGCCGATGCCCACGCCGAAACCATGAACACCGCCCGCATGACCCACAGCTTCGCCATGGCCCACGCCCTTGGCCTGCCGGGGTATGCCGACTTGGTGGCGCATGGCGTCGCGGCCCTGGCTGGCGCGCTGCGCGACAGCCAACACGGTGGCTGGTTCGCCGCGCCCCATGCCGTCGACGGCAACCGTGGCAAGGCTGCCTACCTGCATGCGTTTGTCGCCCTGGCCGCCAGCTCGGCGGTGGTGGCTGGCGCACCGGGCGCACACAACCTGTTGAATGACGCTATTCATATCATCGACCAGTTTTTCTGGAGTGAGGAGGAAGGCGTGATGCTCGAATCCTTTGCCCAGGACTGGAGCGGCGTCGAAGCCTATCGCGGCGCCAACAGCAACATGCACGCCACCGAAGCGTTCCTCGCGCTGGCGGACGTCACGGGCGATACGCGCTGGTTGGACCGCGCGTTGCGCATTGTCGAACGTGTTATCCACAGCCACGCCGCCGCTAACAGGTTCATGGTGATCGAGCATTTCGACGCCCAGTGGCAACCCGTGCTGGGCTACAACGAAGACAACCCCGCTGACGGCTTCCGCCCCTATGGCATCACCCCCGGCCACGGTTTCGAGTGGGCGCGGCTGGTGCTGCACCTGGAGGCGGCGCGCCTGCAGGCTGGGCTGGCGACGCCGGATTGGTTGCTCAGCGACGCCAAGGGCCTGTTCGCCAGCGCCTGCGAATACGCCTGGGCGGTAGACGGTGCCCCCGGCATCGTCTACACCCTGGACTGGAATCAACGCCCGGTGGTGCGCGAGCGCCTGCACTGGACCCATTGCGAAGCCAGCGCCGCTGCACAGGCCCTGCTCAAACGTACCGGGGAGTTGCACTACGAAACCTGGTACCGACGTTTCTGGGAGTTCTGCGACAGCTACTTTATCGACCGTACCGACGGCAGCTGGCACCACGAACTCAACCCGCACAACCAACCCAGCAGCAACATCTGGGGGGGTAAACCGGACCTGTACCATGCCTGGCAAGCGGTATTGCTGCCTGCGCTGCCGTTAGCGCCAAGCATGGCCAGTGCCACGGGGGCTGGGTGCTATGTCACCAAGTGGTGA
- a CDS encoding ATPase, with amino-acid sequence MRNDANDDFDNVPSLRADQGDDDDFEPSPATSVRSRTAPVVKVKSASTGPLWALVGALLIAFAGLAWWSFQQISLMGQQLVATQESFARISEEAAGRLQDISGKVVASEATVNNGSEALKLQIKQLETQLLEQGKQQVGVAGQATELDKRLAQMTASTTDLSNANAKLQGQVQALTDAVATLKAAQGDAGKRDTEIKELVADVAALKKQPNPSAAIARIEQDLVVLKSAQDNQPANSDAPTNKEFDVFRIQTTRNITTLQSQVQSLSQQMNAPARITPLTQ; translated from the coding sequence ATGCGTAACGATGCCAACGACGACTTCGACAATGTTCCCAGCCTGCGGGCCGACCAAGGGGACGACGATGACTTCGAACCGAGCCCCGCCACGTCCGTGCGCTCACGCACCGCCCCAGTGGTCAAGGTCAAGAGCGCCAGTACCGGGCCGCTCTGGGCCTTGGTCGGCGCGCTGCTGATCGCCTTCGCCGGCCTTGCCTGGTGGAGCTTTCAGCAGATTTCCCTGATGGGCCAGCAACTGGTCGCGACCCAGGAAAGCTTTGCGCGCATCAGCGAAGAAGCGGCGGGGCGCCTGCAGGATATTTCCGGCAAAGTGGTGGCCAGCGAGGCGACTGTGAACAACGGCAGCGAAGCGCTGAAACTGCAGATCAAGCAGCTGGAAACCCAGTTGTTGGAGCAGGGCAAGCAGCAAGTCGGCGTGGCCGGCCAGGCCACCGAGCTGGACAAGCGCCTCGCGCAGATGACCGCCAGCACTACCGACCTGTCGAACGCCAATGCCAAGCTGCAAGGCCAGGTGCAAGCGCTGACTGACGCCGTGGCGACCCTCAAGGCGGCGCAAGGCGATGCCGGCAAGCGCGATACCGAGATCAAGGAACTGGTCGCCGACGTTGCGGCGCTGAAGAAACAGCCCAACCCGAGCGCGGCCATCGCCCGTATCGAGCAGGACCTGGTGGTGCTCAAGAGCGCGCAGGATAACCAGCCGGCCAACAGCGATGCGCCGACCAATAAAGAGTTCGACGTATTCCGCATCCAGACCACACGCAATATCACCACCTTGCAGAGCCAGGTGCAGAGCTTGAGCCAGCAAATGAACGCGCCGGCACGGATCACGCCGCTCACCCAATAA
- a CDS encoding NAD(P)-dependent oxidoreductase, with amino-acid sequence MKILVTGASGFIGGRFARFALEQGLDVRVNGRRAEGVEHLVRRGAEFIQGDLNDADLVRDLCRDVEAVVHCAGAVGLWGKYQDFHQGNVLVTENVVEACLKQRVGRLVHLSSPSIYFDGRDHLGLTEEQVPKRFKHPYAATKYLAEQKVFGAQEFGLEVLALRPRFVTGAGDMSIFPRLLKMQRKNRLAIVGDGLNKVDFTSVHNLNEALLSSLLATGSALGKAYNISNGTPVPVWDVVNYVMRQMELPQVTRYRSYGLSYSVAALNEAFCALWPGRPEPALSRLGMQVMNKDFTLDISRARHYLDYEPKVSLWTALDEFCSWWKAQDPGLK; translated from the coding sequence ATGAAAATTCTGGTCACCGGCGCAAGCGGCTTCATCGGCGGGCGCTTTGCGCGTTTCGCCTTGGAGCAGGGCCTGGACGTGCGGGTCAACGGGCGACGCGCCGAAGGTGTGGAACACCTGGTAAGGCGCGGCGCCGAGTTTATCCAGGGTGATTTGAATGATGCCGACCTGGTGCGCGACCTGTGCCGTGACGTCGAAGCCGTGGTGCATTGCGCCGGCGCCGTGGGGCTGTGGGGCAAGTACCAGGACTTTCATCAAGGCAATGTGCTGGTCACCGAAAACGTCGTCGAAGCCTGCCTCAAGCAGCGGGTCGGGCGCCTGGTGCATTTGTCGTCGCCGTCGATCTACTTCGACGGGCGCGACCACCTGGGGCTGACCGAAGAGCAGGTCCCCAAGCGTTTCAAGCACCCCTACGCCGCCACCAAATACCTGGCGGAACAGAAGGTGTTCGGCGCCCAGGAGTTCGGCCTTGAAGTGCTGGCCCTGCGCCCGCGGTTTGTCACCGGCGCCGGTGACATGAGTATTTTCCCGCGCCTGTTGAAAATGCAGCGCAAGAACCGCCTGGCCATCGTCGGCGATGGCCTCAACAAAGTTGACTTCACCAGCGTGCACAACCTCAACGAAGCCCTGTTGAGCAGTTTGCTCGCCACCGGCTCGGCGTTGGGCAAGGCCTACAACATCAGCAATGGCACCCCTGTGCCGGTGTGGGATGTAGTGAACTACGTGATGCGCCAGATGGAGCTGCCCCAGGTCACGCGTTATCGCTCCTACGGCTTGTCCTACAGCGTGGCCGCGTTGAACGAGGCATTTTGCGCGCTGTGGCCCGGGCGTCCGGAGCCGGCCTTGTCGCGCTTGGGCATGCAGGTGATGAACAAAGATTTCACCCTCGACATCAGCCGGGCCAGGCATTATCTGGACTACGAGCCCAAAGTCAGCCTGTGGACCGCCCTCGACGAATTCTGCAGTTGGTGGAAGGCGCAGGATCCGGGGCTGAAATAA
- a CDS encoding LysR family transcriptional regulator ArgP, producing the protein MFDYKLLSALAAVVEQAGFERGAQVLGVSQSAISQRIKLLEARIGQPVLVRATPPTPTDIGRRLLNHVQQVRLLERDLQSQVPALDAEGMPERLRIALNADSLATWWAEAVSGFCAEQHLLLDLVVEDQTVGLKRMRAGEVAACICASERPVAGARSLLLGAMRYRALASPAFIARHFPTGVRADQLARTPALVFGPDDFLQHRYLASLGVDGGFEHHLCPSSEGFIRLTEAGLGWGLVPELQVRDQLERGVLVELLPDKPIDVPLYWHHWRSGGQLLGLLTDHLAQACGQWLVPLE; encoded by the coding sequence ATGTTCGACTATAAATTGCTCTCTGCCCTGGCGGCAGTGGTGGAACAGGCTGGCTTCGAACGCGGCGCCCAGGTGTTGGGAGTGTCGCAATCGGCGATTTCCCAGCGGATCAAATTGCTCGAAGCGCGCATCGGCCAGCCGGTGCTGGTGCGGGCCACGCCGCCGACGCCCACGGATATCGGCCGGCGCCTGCTGAACCATGTGCAACAGGTGCGGTTGCTCGAGCGCGACCTGCAAAGCCAGGTGCCGGCGCTGGACGCCGAGGGCATGCCCGAACGGCTGCGCATCGCGCTGAATGCCGACAGCCTGGCCACCTGGTGGGCCGAGGCGGTCAGTGGCTTTTGTGCCGAGCAGCATTTGCTGCTGGACCTGGTGGTGGAAGACCAGACCGTAGGCCTCAAGCGCATGCGTGCCGGTGAAGTCGCCGCCTGCATCTGCGCCAGCGAACGCCCGGTGGCCGGTGCGCGCAGCCTGTTGCTCGGCGCCATGCGCTATCGGGCGCTGGCCAGCCCGGCGTTTATTGCGCGGCACTTTCCCACAGGCGTGCGCGCCGACCAATTGGCACGCACACCTGCGCTGGTGTTCGGCCCGGATGATTTCCTGCAGCACCGCTACCTGGCATCGCTCGGTGTGGACGGTGGTTTCGAACATCATTTATGCCCGTCTTCCGAAGGCTTTATCCGCCTCACCGAAGCCGGGCTCGGCTGGGGCCTGGTGCCGGAATTGCAGGTGCGCGACCAGCTGGAACGCGGTGTGCTGGTGGAGTTATTGCCAGATAAGCCCATCGATGTGCCGTTGTACTGGCATCATTGGCGCAGTGGCGGGCAACTGTTGGGCCTGTTGACCGATCACCTGGCCCAGGCGTGCGGCCAATGGTTGGTGCCGTTGGAGTGA